In Cherax quadricarinatus isolate ZL_2023a unplaced genomic scaffold, ASM3850222v1 Contig5899, whole genome shotgun sequence, the genomic window ttcctcctttcttacgttcttatgtcttcttgaagtcaagttttacctcatgaaccttgcattcaaggctctctcTGTTTTTGATAATTCCCGTATTCATCATGCTCATAACAGTTGTGACCCTACATGTAAATGTATATTTTTGCCTCCAAATGCGAGCATCCTCACCAAGGTCGTTCAGGTGTAACATCAAAAAATATGAAAGAGCAAGTTGCGTCAGTGACCTCTTGACTCCACCCTGTTTTTAATGTGCTCTGGAATATTAACAATGCACAAAGAACAACGGATGGCCTTCTGTGTTATTCTTTCATATTTCTCCTTGTCAGATTCGTAAGTGTTCGGCTGGCAAGGAAGTGAAATGATAGTTTCATGACAATGATAATTGGAGATAAATGATGAACCGATGATGATGAGCAAGGGTCAGAGGAAGTGATGGCGAGCTCGATGCACAATCTGAGAACCGCAACGAAGATGAAACCTGAAGAAAACGGTTGTGCAGCGCATTGTGAACGATTCCCTGTTGCTGCTGAAACAACGAACTTTTTCACTGGCGATGCTGGCTGGTCTGAACCGGCTGACTGATGCCGAGTCTAGACCGGCTGATGATGCCTTGCAACTCATTTGCGCCAATGTGCTCCGGGGTGAGGTAACGAAGTCCGATAcgaaatttatgcacactccaatacggCCGTGCGGCTTTAATACCAGGCACAACATCCACTTCTGCCGACTGTAGCAACCATCCCTCAGCAATGGAGCAAACCGCCTCTGGTTGTTCGGTATACGCAAATGCAGTTACTGCTCTGGGTATCGTGAATAGCACAAACACAATTTAGGTGAAATATTATTTATGTTGCGTGCTCAATAAACATAATATCGACGTGGCCTGCAGTTACTACTCGCTGACCCACGGCGAATCTGGTCTAAAAAACTGTTCGGCACGTGAGTTCCCGGGAACGCTGACCTATTTCCATGAAATTCGTCGCCTGGTGTGTCACCTccactgtcactgatgtcaggctGTGTCATGATGTTGCTCGGTGTCACTCGGCGGTCGCACTCCAGCGGTAATGCGCTCCCACCCCGTCGTGCACTCAGCCGTCACACTCCAACGTGTCTTGCTCACCGTGTCTTGCTCAACCGCGACCGCCTCCACTGTCACCTCCCGCCCGTCACACTCCGCCGTGCGCGCTCCACCATGTCACCTCCCGCAGTCCTCCTCacgacctccaccaccatcctactCCCTACGTCACATACGTCACCTCCCTGCATCACACACTCCTGCGTCACACTCCACCGCGTCACACTCCACCGCGTCACACTCCACCGCTTCACACTCCGCGTTACACTCCACCGTGTCACACTCCACCGTgtcatctggagtttacctggtgagggtttcgggggtcaacgctcccgcggcccggtctgagaccaggcctcatggtggatcagggtctgatcaaacaggctgttactgctggtcgcacggaagctgacgtacgaaccacagcccggttagtcaggtaccggctttaggtgcctgtccagtgcctttttgaagacatccaggggtctattggtaatcgaccttatgtatgctgggaggcagttgaacagtcttgggcccctgacacttattgtgttgattatcaaatagtatacaataccgacaggttggtagataagacacataggcaacatttaggcaactttatttcgaaacgtttcgcctacacagtaggcttcttcagtcgagtacaaagtaGGCTTGAGCAGTAGagatgtttgatctgagagggacatgacctcccagtggctacattctcactactactactactctgcacctctccttccgacagtatttaagtctgaacactgtcacttgatcttcagttagttccagactttggaacagaacttctccaggcagagggactgacaacctcaaatctacgacttcaagggtgatggactgattacatcgtcttcacatctctactgctcaagcctattttctgtactcgactgaagaaacctactgtgtaggcgaaacttttcgaaataaagtagcctaaatgttgcctatgtgtcttatctaccaacttattgcgttgtctctcagtgcactcgtagcactcctgcttttcatcgggggaatattgcatctcctgctgagtcttttgctttcaaatggagtgattttcgtgtgcaggtttggtatttGTCACTCCAGCACGTCAACACTCCAGGGAGTCAACACTCCAGCGAGTCAACACTCCAGCGAGTCATACATGAGCATAATAAAAATCAAGATTTTTAATATACTTTAATAACTCTAAAGGACCATTGCAACATTGTTATTCCTGTTTGACaagtaaaaaatatttttctccTGTTAGGTAAAGAACATTAAAATACCTACGAAATCAAAATAAATGAGATTCAAATTTATATATGTACGGAGCTGCTGGTTCCTAACTCAACATTATTTGCATTTTATTTGGGTTTCCATTTCATATTAGAATCACCTACAAATATTTACGTATTTTATACAGTTATGTATTTATTGAAGCAGAGTTTTTCTTAATGTATCTATTTTTTTCTCTGAATATAATGTAAAATAAAACAAAGAAAATTTTCTAGACATATGCGGCAAATTCAAGGGTGAGGCTATAATACTGGGTATAATAATGTGTTGACAATGTCAAATGTCACTAATTAACTGTTATAGGTTAGAGGGGAGTCGGGTTTCATCTTTCATTTTAACCGAACCTAATAAAATTTCTGGTGGGCGCTCTCACAGGTCTGACATCCAGCACTGACTCGCTGGTTTCAGAGGACGAAGAGGATGATCCTGGGTGTCCGACAAATCCATCACGCTTACCGAATCTCAGAAAGTTGCGGTTGCGACCGAAGCGCAAAAAGCCTCGGTTATACCCACGTTTGTTTATGTTCTTGGCTTCCTCAGAAGTAAATTCGTTAATCATTTCATCTTCTGGACGGATATCTCTGGCCCAGGCTGAGGGGCTGTAATAAGGTCGTGATACATATACACCTGGAACAGCTCTCTTCAAGCGCTTTGAAGTTATCTTCCCTGATTCAGAAGACGTAATGTTGTGGGATGATGATAGTTGTTGCTGCACTTGTGTGGTTGAGGGTTCAGATGTGGTTTCAAAGGATTTGGATTCCACATCACAGCCATCTTGTGATTGGGAACTGAGCTGACAGTCGACGGAGCGGCCGAACCTCAGGAAATTGCGTGAAGGATCACGGCCGAACCTCAGGAAATTACGTGAAGGATCACGACCGAACCTCAGGAAATTGCGTGAAGAATCGCGACCGAAACGCAGAAAGTTGCGACTTCGTTTCTCAACCGAATTACTGAGTTCCTCGTTGCCATTGTTGTCATAGTCGTCGTAGTTGCTGCGTCCGAATCTGCTAACACGAAAATGTTCATTTAATTATgcattttgtgatttttttttttaatatttaagtgtttttatataattttatttgcAAAGACCCATTAATACATTTCCAGTAAATTTTGTGAATTTTCAGTCTATTTAAATGTTTGctataatattttattacaatTTAGTTGTTGCTCTATCCTTTAATTTACATATTCCAATTAGAAAATGTTGAATAAAAGAGTTAATATATTTAACGCTTTCACAATTTGAGAATTTAATTCCTCTTAGTATATAAAAGCCAATCATTAAGAATTAGATGCCGGTAACAGTAATAGAAATTTGGAGTACGAGGTTTTTCAGCTGTACAGACCTGAGGAAATTGCGACCTCCTCTCTTGTTTTCCACATGATTGCTACAAAAATTgcagaaataaaataaaatagagATAATTATAAATGAATTGAGTTTTCTAATGAGCAATTGAGGAAGCAAGTAAATATTACCAAATAGCCAATTATTCCAGTCCTCCCTAAGTCATTTTATGTCGAGTGTTAACTGATACAAATATTTGAATGTACATGCACTTTCCACTACATACACTCTTCCCTAAATTATCTCCACATGCAGTTATATCTACATAAATATTTTGTTAAAATTCGATTAGAAATTAAAATGCAAGGAGAATGTTCAAGATGACGAAGATTACTATGGATGTCCTAAGCTGCCACAAATGTTATTGTAATAGAAATTCAGAGACTTttgagggaaggtgtgagagagAAATGCCCAGCGTTGTGCTCTTCCAACAACGACAATGCCTGTACAGaattggtatacagtaccgacaagatgaaattaagacatatgcaacatctgggtatctttattgtagacgtttcgccatccagtggctttatcaatacaaattccaggacataacttgaagacagtagaactatgtacagaagatgaggtaatcagtccctcaacctaggagtaggtgcgaagagcaccgtagtcgtggagattctgaagcagaagcaaggagcctggcgcttttatactaacctcaggtggaaatgggacgtgtagcagacgagggcatagttactgttaggcgggattccccagtggaagtaggtcctacccgaggagatgggttagttgtagtagtagttgtcgtagtcgtgaaggttatgtacatgtcctcagaatcaagattccatgatgttgcagtgtctgacaagttgtacaagaatggtataccagtgactatgccctcgtctcctacacgtcccatttccacctgatgttagtatataaccgtcaggctccttgcttctgcttcagaatctccacgactatggtgctcttcgcacctactccaaggttgagggagtgattacctcatcttctgtacatacttctactgtcttcaagttatctcctggaatttgtattgataaagccactggatggcgaaacgtctacaataaagatgttgcacatgtgtcttaatttcaacgaCAATGCCTAATGCTCACGAGGCACATTTTATCTAACGTTTTCTGGCCAAAAACACCATGTCGATCATTTCCCACCCTCCCTAGTACCCATATATAACTCCTTTTAACTTCATTCATTTTCTAAAGTTAAAAATGAGGGTCAAGAAAACTCGTTGGCCGTGCTATGTGAGTGGGAAAACCGGTACACTTTTTACCGCTGTCCGAAGACTTTGTAACACCTCTTATGATCCTTGCCCAGCAGAAAGATAAAATTAGTTCTGGTAGTGAAAAGGCCACATGCAGATGCATCAGCTAAGGCTGTTATGTGCTCGCTCTGTTGCAGTCCTCTTCATTATAGGGATTTCGTTGACACCAAAAGCGTAAACAAACATTGATCCAGCAGACAAGGATGGTTGAATACCAAGCTAACTCCCGCTGGTATGAGATGATGGTTGCAGTCCCTAACATTTATTCTCTCAGCATTTGGGATGAACCAAGACAGAAATTGGTTTGAAACCCGCCTTTACCATACTAACAGAAGCAACCGCTGCATGtcgagcctccaacactgaaATAATGATGTGGAGAACATCTTGTTTTTCAAACTAGATGAATAATAAAAAGATATTTAATTAATCACTTGCTCACCTCAAGtagttttcatttatttatttatttatttatttataatttgagcacacttacagaggtacaaaaaaaaatacagataagagcagcatgccaaagccacttatactatgcatagcattacgggctggcttaaaattaacttaagattaactaagcaatgatgaaatcagtgaaaaacattaatgtaaactgattactataaagcacaagtgagtattacaaagacaggtcatatggttgcatgcattgttgtaaattcagtagaatggagtattctgttaggtagtgaatttaaaaaataataaagttagattgggttttaggtttaacatttatgtgatataattgtgagaaacatttaagatatacaatttataaggttcagttattcagtatttatttggttttgggtgagtaagtgatctttgagaagagacttgaatttataaacaggtagtgtttcttttatattaacaggtaatgaattccagattttagggccttttatgtgcattgagtttttgcatagcgtgagatggacacgaggaatatcaaagagtgatctgtgccttgtgttatggtcatgtgttctgttgaggttggcaaggagatgtttgaggggagggttaatatcagagttgagtgttctatgtatgtaataggtgcagtaataagtatggatgttttgtatggtgagtaggttgagtgtattgaatattggtggagtgtgctgcctgtagtgagaatttgttatcattctaactgcagccttttgttgggtaattagtggtctgagatggttacttgttgttgagccccatgcacaaattccataggtgagataggggtaaataagagagtgatatagggccaggagggctgactgtggagcatagtaccgtatcttcgatagtatgcctacagtcttggaaattttcttagaaatttgttgtatatgtgtatgaaatttgagtctattatcaaggtggattcctaagaattttccctctgttagctttgtgataggtgatccgtttatcattatgttaagagggacatctgtagctctgttaccaaactgaatgaagtaggttttgtcaatgtttagtgtaagtttgttagtactcatccaggtagatattttctgtaattcggtatttacagtattggctagcgtgactgggctcgggtgggagaagacgtatgttgtgtcatcagcaaatagtgtgggtttgagtaattgagaagcatttggtaggtcatttatgtataggagaaagagaagagggccaaggacacttccctgtgggacaccaactgtaattggttgtgcagaagagtttgccccatttgcgtacacatattggcttctgttgctgaggtatgacttgaggtagttgagggagtgccctcttataccatagtgtgataattttacgtggagcaagtcatggtcaactgtatcaaaagctttacgtaagtcaatgaagatccccagtgggacttcttttttctctattgcagtgtatatatgttctagcatgtgtataatagcatcattagtatttttattaggcctgaatccaaattggcaggggttgagtatgttttgggagataaggtaggagtagattcgtttatgaattaatttttcgaagatttttgagagagggtgtaagttggatattggcctatagttattcaactctgtttggtctcctcctttgtggatcggggtgacccttgctattttgagtactgtagggaaggtggaggattcaatggatttgttaaagagtgttgcaatgattggtgatagcacttgtgacacttttttgtatataaagggtggtaaggtatttaaatctcctgccttgttttttagtgcgttgataataagggagacttcgtatgggttagtcggagctaggaacagtgtgttcgggtagttgccggtgaggtagtcatttggtggggtatctgagcttgggattttattggcaaggttttgtcctatagtggagaagaaatcattgagtctgtttgctgtttctgttggtgggagttggggttcatctgattttgctaattttatttcgctatttcgtgatatcttttttgttcccagaatttctgatagggttttccaggtcttttttatatcacctcgtaagttggataatctgttctcataatacaatttttttgcccttcttatcaggctggttaggattgacgagtaacgttttgtttggtctctggttatgtgacccattctgtactgtttttcatattggtgttttgtatttatggatttgagaatgctgggtgttagccagggactgttcagtctcttagctgtcatctgcttagtttttttagggcagtgcttgttatagaggtattgagtcttttttagaaaattattaatacattcgtcaatatctgtattgatttctagctcagtgtgccaatcaatgtttgctaatgctgttgtgaagttattaatggctgcctcattgtgaagtctgaaggtgactttagtagtgtcttggggtaatttaccaagagttgttatgaggaaagtagggtagtggtctgtggtattatctgtaattatgcctgattttaaaggggatatggtgttggtccagatgtggtcaagtagggaaacactagtctctgtaactcttgtaggttttgttactgttggtagcaacatacagttactcattgtgtttgtgaattcagtaacgtgtgggtcctggtcttgcaggagatttatattgaagtcacctgagagtagtaagtgatctttgttcatgcgtgcatcagttatcatacttcctaggttttgactaaattggctaatatttgactgtggaactctgtagatgtttatcaatgtgagaggtttttgtaggtatttggattagGAAAACCTCCATCTAAATCCTCCTGACTGACTATGTACAGGCCATCAACAATGCCCATCAGTTCACTGCTCTCAGTAACTGTGGAGAACTATGTTGAGACTGACACAGTAACTGTGGAGAACTGTTGAGACTGACACAGTAACTGTGGAGAACTATGTTGAGACTGACACAGTAACTGTGGAGAACTATGTTGAGACTGACACAGTAACTGTGGAGAACTATGTAGAGACTGACACAGTAAATGTGGAGAACTATGTGGAGACTGACACAGTAACTGTGGAGAACTATGTTGAGACTGACACAGTAACTGTGGAGAACTATGTGGAGACTGACACAGTAACTGTGGAGGACTATGTGAAGACTAACACAGTAAATGTTTAGAACTATGTGGAGACTGACACAGTAACTCTGGAGAACTATGTTGAGACTGACACAGTAACTGTGGAGAACTATGTGGAGACTGACACAGTAACTGTGGAGGACTATGTGAAGACTAACACAGTAAATGTTTAGAACTATGTGGAGACTGACACAGTAACTCTGGAGAACTATGTGGAGACTGACACAGTAACTGTGGAGAACTATGTGGAGACTGACACAGTAACTGTGGAGGACTATGTGAAGACTAACACAGTAAATGTTTAGAACTATGTGGAGACTAACACAGTAACTGTGGAGAACTATGTGGAGACTAACACAGTAACTGTGGAAAACTATGTATACTATAACATAATATCCGTCTAAAATACTGAGGAAATGTTGAACTAATGTTGATTCAACATCATGAAAAAGAATACTTAGTCAAACAGTGGATCTCATAAAGTAGAAATAGCCAAACTCAATGTTATGTAACAAATCTGCTTTGGATCCAAACATTTTGATCCTAAAGGGCAATTCCTAATCATGTTCACCCTTCAGGGGAGGACACCTTAATGCTggtaaaaggctcttgatccaaagatttGGAGCACCTCTTCCCTTGGATAGAATATGATTGTGTCCCATTAGATGCGCTGTAAAACCCAAACTAGAAGTATGTTGATGGATGCAGCATCCGTGCTAAGATGAACCTGGAGTCCTGCACGTCAATGTACGTTTAAATAGTACAAATTCCTACAACCTCATCATCCCA contains:
- the LOC128703723 gene encoding FMRFamide neuropeptides-like, producing MIRLCILLLAARIYLGSFPWCSDALTVDAAPDINNPENQALMDSVDGLYIVSQEDLNGGFPKGNYLRFGRSNYDDYDNNGNEELSNSVEKRSRNFLRFGRDSSRNFLRFGRDPSRNFLRFGRDPSRNFLRFGRSVDCQLSSQSQDGCDVESKSFETTSEPSTTQVQQQLSSSHNITSSESGKITSKRLKRAVPGVYVSRPYYSPSAWARDIRPEDEMINEFTSEEAKNINKRGYNRGFLRFGRNRNFLRFGKRDGFVGHPGSSSSSSETSESVLDVRPVRAPTRNFIRFG